The following are encoded in a window of Candidatus Zixiibacteriota bacterium genomic DNA:
- the rpsB gene encoding 30S ribosomal protein S2, protein MAVTLQDLLESGVHFGHQTKRWNPKMKPFIFTARNGIYIIDLQKTLNSLEKACQKVKEIVGNDKQVLFVGTKKQAKEVIKEEALRCSMPFVTERWLGGMMTNFQTIRRNIKRLKDLERMKEDGTFEKLTKKEASGLQREIDKLENILGGIKDITRLPGAVFVVDSKKEKIAVAEANKLKIPVIAIIDTNSDPDVIDYPIAGNDDAVKSIKVISHEFSSAILEAQHKQMEEKEQEAKKEIKVKSKEEE, encoded by the coding sequence ATGGCAGTAACCCTTCAGGATTTATTGGAGTCCGGGGTTCATTTTGGTCACCAGACCAAAAGATGGAACCCCAAGATGAAACCGTTTATCTTCACAGCCAGAAACGGCATCTACATCATTGACCTTCAAAAAACTCTCAACTCTTTAGAAAAAGCCTGTCAAAAGGTCAAGGAGATAGTAGGGAATGATAAACAGGTTCTATTCGTAGGAACAAAAAAGCAGGCAAAAGAAGTCATCAAGGAAGAGGCTTTAAGATGCAGTATGCCTTTCGTGACTGAAAGATGGCTGGGCGGGATGATGACCAACTTCCAGACCATCAGAAGAAATATCAAAAGGTTAAAAGACCTGGAGAGGATGAAAGAGGATGGGACTTTTGAAAAGCTCACCAAAAAAGAGGCATCCGGCTTGCAAAGGGAAATAGACAAGCTGGAAAACATATTGGGAGGAATTAAGGATATAACCAGGCTGCCGGGTGCAGTTTTTGTGGTCGACTCCAAGAAAGAGAAGATCGCAGTGGCTGAGGCTAATAAGCTGAAAATCCCGGTCATAGCCATAATCGACACCAATTCAGATCCGGATGTGATCGATTATCCAATTGCCGGAAATGACGATGCGGTCAAATCTATCAAGGTTATCTCGCATGAGTTCTCCAGTGCCATACTGGAGGCACAGCATAAGCAGATGGAAGAGAAAGAGCAGGAGGCGAAAAAGGAGATTAAGGTGAAAAGTAAGGAGGAAGAATAG